The DNA window CAATAAAACCTATAGCAATTACGATGCTAAAATTTTGTCCTATTATTCAGGGACGGTTCATAGTTTATTGGCGACATGGGTGTTCAGTGCATTAGCTATCGTCTCTTCTATTATCTACTTACCTGATCTGCCAGGCTTAGCCTATAAGGATTTGTCGCCTAGCTTATTGCCGGGAAATGCTTGGAATTCTGTTGTCGTAATTTCCTATTTCTTTGTGCTAATGGGTGTTAAAGGCAGTGCTATTCGAAAATTCGCGTTATTATTTGTGCCGTTTTGGTTGTTATCGCATTATGCGAGAGTTGATATTTTAGGGTTGTTGCTCATTCTGTATATGTTGTTAACTGCAACTAAAAAGCTGGATGTGGTGAAGTCAAAATTTTCCTTTAAGAAAGCAGCATTGATTGCAGGAGGATTGCTGGTGTTTTCTTATTTGGGTTTGGTTAGGCATTCGGGACTCATTTTTGATGTAGAAGCAATTGTGGATTCTGTATCAATTCTCATTAATTACCCGACGGTTCAAGATTTGGTTTATTCAACAGCGGCTGCCATTGAGGTCACTCAAAGCTATGGCAATTACTATACGCTCATCGATTACATCCCTCAGCTCATTCCGTCTTTTTTTGGAATTGAAGCCCAGAGTCCGCAAGCGGCTCATCTCGTTGCTTCGCTGATTCATACAAATTATGGCTTGTTTGTATATGGTGAATTTTACTTAAATTACGAAGTCCTTGGACTGATTGCAGCGCCATTTGTTACGTATGCCGTTATTTTCATACCAGCCTTTATACTAAAAAAACTGTTTGGGAAATTTGGTTTGGCGCTAGGCTATTACTGGATTGTGCTAACCATTGCGCGCGTATTTTGGTATGGTTTTATTTATTTCATTAAGCCGTTAGTCATTATCTTACCTATTTTTATTCTTATTTATTTTATTATTTCATCGTTCGAAAAAGAATTAGTAGACAAACCTACGTTAAACTCTACTGATCCTCATTAGCATTTGATACACATGAATAGCGGGCAAGCAGAGCTTAGTTCGAGGAGGGGATTTAGAATGACTAGAACAAAAAAAAGGGATTTAATTTTTGTTGGACCTTTGCCACCTCCGATATTAGGAGAGAGTATCGCTCTTCAATCTTTATACAATTCTGATAGGCTGCACAGGCAGTATAAAGTGAAAAAAATCAATTTAAGTCGCAAAGATTTTGAACATCCTGGCGCCCTTTCTTTTGATAAATTGTTTCACGATTCTTTTGCCATTGGCTATTCGATCTTGCTGTCCCTTCGGATGAAAAATCCGATTTTGTATATTTCAATTTCACAAACAAAAATGGGACTTTTACGAGATTGTGTAATGATTCAAGCCTGTAAAGTAGTAGGACGCGGCAAAGTAGTGAGTCATTTGCATGGGAACAATTTAGGTGGGACGATTGACGCAACTTCTGGAATCACAGAAAAATTTGTTGTCAATACGCTGAAAAAAATTGATGTCGGCATTGTGTTAGGTGAAAAATTGTCAACTAATTATCGCGGTTATGTCGATCGCATTGAAGTAGTATCTAACGGCATACCTGCAGACTTCATCTTAAAAAATGAAGTGGGTCAAGCGAAGAAGAGCGGACCACTTTCTCTCTTGTATTTAAGTAATCTGATGTTCGAAAAAGGCTATGTCGAACTAATCAAAGCAACGACTGCTTTGATCAAAGAAGGCCATAATCTTCGGTTAAACTTAGTTGGTGGAATTCAAAACGAAAGTGAATTTCAAGAAGTACAACGCTATATTGCGACAAATGAGATGGAGCAGCATATTCAATACCATGGTCTCAAGCAAGGAGAAGAGAAAAAACGCTTTTTCCTAGAATCAGATATGATGGCTCTGCCAACTAAATACAAAGTAGAAGGTCAGCCGATGTCCATTATCGAAGGGATGGCCGCTGGATTGCCGATTATTTCTTCAGACCGGGGAATCATCGCAGAATTGATCAAAGACTGCGGAGTTGTCGTTGAACCGACAGTTGAAGGCGTCAAAACTGCGATCAAAGCTTTGGTATCTGATGATGCAGAACGTATGCGCCTTGGGAGGGTGAGCCGAGAAACATTTGAAGAATTTTATACGGAAGACAAATACACTGATTCTGTAGTTGCCATTTTTGACAAACTTTAAATGGAGACGGCTTTTTTTTGCATGCTCTCTGGAAAAGGAAGTGCCATATGCTACGTAAAAAGAAAATTACTTTTGTAATTAATTATTTTTATCCGGAATTAGCTGCGACCAGTCAGTTGATGACAGAGCTGACTGGGTATCTTCAAAAAGATTTTACGATTACGGTAATTGCAGCGCAGCCAGGGTATGCCGGCGAAAATCATCAAAGCAAAAAACTCTTTGAAGAAGGATATGTAGAATCGATTAAAGTAGTTCGCATTAAACTACCCGAGGTGAATAAAAACTCGAAAGTTAGTCGATTAAAGTATATTTCTTCTTACTTTTTCTTAGCCAATATTGCTTTATTGAAAGAAAAAGGAACCGATGTCATCTTCACGATTTCTCAGCCCCCTGTATTAGGTGGATTGATCGGCACTATTGGTAAGTTGTTGAAACGTTCGAAGCATGTTTATAGTATTCATGACTTTAATCCCGAACAAGCTCAGGCAGTAGCCTATACTAACAATCAGTCCGTTTTTAAAATCGCGAAAATAATCGATAAACTAAATTGCAGTTACGCAGACCAAGTGCTGGTCGTCGGTGAGGACATGGCGGAAACCTTGAGAGGCCGTTTTGAAGATGAGACAGTGCCAAATTATACCGTTATTAGCAATTGGACAGATGAAGATGCTATTGTGCCAATTGAAAAAAGCGAGCCTGCGATACGTGGATTTTTGGAGACGCATGGCTTAAAGGACAAGTTTATTGTCATGTACTCAGGAAATCTAGGGCTCTACTACGACCTAGAGAACTTGATTCAAGTGGCGGACAAATTTAGGGAGCAGCCTGATATTGTCTTCTTATTTATCGGAGAAGGCGCTGTAAAAGAGCGGATTCAACGATATGTAACTGAAAAAAATCTAGAAAACGTGAAGTTTTTGCCTTATCAACCGAAAGAATTTCTCAAGTATTCATTGAATTCGGCGGATGTTCATTTAGTTGTCAATCAAAAAGGCATTAAAGGTGTTTCTGTGCCAAGTAAAATTTATGGGGTTATGGCAGCAGGAAAGCCAGTTCTCGGTGTTTTGGAACAAGGAAGCGAAGTGCAACGTTTGATTTTTGAAAGTGGAGCAGGAGTGGTCATTGAACCGCAAAATTATGAGGGTGTTATTCACGCTATTCATTATTTGCATAGCTTAGATCCAAGGGAACTAAAAGCGATGGGCTTAAAAGGTCGTGCTTATCTTGAGGAAAATTTAACGAGAGCTACCTCTATCAACAAATATCGTCAAGTACTCCAGGCAGTGGCAGACAACTCACCGCTTGAACATTCTTTTCAACCAAAACAATATAAAGAAGTTGTCCACAAAAAATAATTACAGTTTTAAAAAACCACTTCTGAGAAATCAAATGATTTCTCAGAAGTGGTTTTTTAATGTGGATTTTTGATAAGCAAACAAGTAAATTGCAAACACGTGATGTCTAGATAACTAACAAACTAAAAAATGCCTTTAATTTCTAAAAAAAAGAATAATAAAACAACTTAGAAAGCTTGATTTAATAGCATTCGGGATATTAAATAGGTAAATATATCTGATATTTCTAATTTATTAGAAAATTACATTGAAATATTAGGTATTTATATATATAATAGGGTCATGCCTTACTAGAAAGATTGAAAATAGTGGTTACTTAGTTTTGCTTTAGGATAAAAATTACCTATGTAATTTTTATGAGTTCATTATTTTAGTTGTTAAATAAGTATAAAGGACTATTTTTTATGGAGTTGGATAGAGAGAAGGAGGACTTACTATGAGATTAGTTTTGTTATCAGGAGGATCAGGAAAACGCTTGTGGCCGCTTTCTAATGATGCACGGTCAAAGCAGTTTCTTAAAGTATTGAGTGATGAAGATGGCAATAAAGTTTCTATGGTTCAGCGGGTTTGGAAACAAATCGAGCAAACAGGAATGGCTGAAAACTCCATTATCGCTACGAGTAGCTCACAAATAGATATGATCAAAACACAATTGGGGCAAGAGGTTCATGTCGTTACTGAACCAGAGAGAAGAGATACATTTCCAGCAATCGCTCTTGCAGCTGTTTATCTCTATTCTGTCCAGAAGTGCGGATTGGATGAAGTGGTAGGAATGCTGCCAGTGGATCCTTATGTTGAGAATCGATTTTTTAATCGTGTTCAGGATCTGGAAAAAGCATTGCTTGAGTCTGGTGCAGATTTAGCATTAATGGGAGTGAAACCAACGTACCCTTCTGCAAAATACGGTTACATTATCCCAAAAAATCAAGAAGATAATTCCTATTTGACAGTAGATTACTTTAAAGAAAAGCCAACTGAGCAGCAAGCGGAAGAGTTAATCGAACAACATGCTTTATGGAATTGTGGAGTATTCGCCTTTAAATTGGGCTATATCATAGAGCTGTTAAAAGAAAGAGGAATGCCAATCGAGTACGCTCAACTGCTGAGAAACTATCACCGTCTTCCAAAAAACAGCTTTGACTATGAAGTTGTTGAACGTACAGCTCATATTGTGTCGCTGCCCTATGATGGGTATTGGAAGGATTTGGGTACTTGGAATACGTTGACAGATGAAATGGCAGTCCAAATAACAGGCAAAGGAGTTATTGGCAAAGGAGTAGAAAATTCTCATATTGTCAATGAACTTGACATCCCAATCACTTTGCTTGGATTAAGTAACGTTGTTGTAGCAGCAAGTCCAGATGGGATTTTGGTGACAGATAAAGACGCTAGTACGAAAGTAAAAGAATATGTAGAAGGCTTTAACAGCCGTCCGATGTACGAAGAGCGACGGTGGGGGTGGTACCGTGTATTGGAATATACGCGGTATGCAGAAGGTAATGAAGTATTGATCAAGCGGCTGGGCATAAATGCAGGGAAAAATCTTAGCTATCAAATGCATTATAAACGCAGTGAAGTGTGGACCATTGTTAAAGGAGAAGGGATTTTTGTTTTTAATGATCAATTAAGCCATGTCAGAACGGGCGATGTCATTCACATTCCTTTAGGTGCTAAGCATACATTAAAGGCCACAACCAATATGGAAATTATCGAAGTTCAAACTGGTAGTGAACTGATTGAAGAAGACATTTTCCGTACTTCGCATGAATGGGAAGAAATTGAAGAAATTTGCAAAGAGAAGTTAATCGCTCGCTATGGATAATGTAAGAAAATTTTTAAGTATAAGTGACTTGCTATTTCCATGATGGGAGGAGATCTCATGTATAAGGAACCGGTTTTTTTAAAACCGATTTTTCAAGAAAGAATTTGGGGTGGAGGCAAACTGCAGGAATTGTTTAATTACGATATTCCTTCGCAGACGACAGGAGAAGCATGGGTCATATCTGCTCATGAAAATGGACCGTCTATTGTCATGAATGGTGAACTGCAAGGAATGAGCCTATCGGAAGTATGGTGGAATTACCCACAGTTATTCGGTTCAAGAGTCACCGATAGTGAGTTTCCGTTACTCGTAAAAATTCTCGATGCAAATGACCAGTTGTCTGTCCAGGTACATCCCAATGATCAATACGCTAAAGAGCTTGTTGACAAGCCTAGTGGAAAAACAGAATGTTGGTATATTTTGGATTGTGAAGAAGATGCCGAAATTATTATTGGGCATCAAGCGCAATCGAGAGAAGAGTTTCAGCGGCTAATGATCAAAGGAGAATGGGGAAAGTTGTTTCAAAGTCTCAAAGTGAAAAAAGGAGATTTTGTGTATGTTCCGAGTGGGACGCTGCATTCGATTGGTAAAGGCATTGTGATTTTGGAGACACAACAAAGTTCTGATATTACATTTCGTCTCTATGATTATGACCGTATCGATCAACAAGGAAAAAAACGGGAATTACATTTGGAACAAGCATTGGCTGTGATGACTTGTCCACATAGGCAAGTCATACAAGACAATTTAAAAGAACAACTAACAGATCTAGAGTCTACTCGCTTAATTGAAGGAGAATTCTTTACGGTTTATCATTGGAAGCTTGGTGGAAAGGTCGAAGTCCCATTAACGACTCGTTTTCTACTAGTCAGTGTTATCAATGGTACAGGTCAAATTGTAACTGAGGAAAGTGTTTCCACAGTAAAAAAAGGTGATAACTTTATTGTGCCAGCGACTATCGGTAATTATTTTATTGATGGAAATCTAGAGATGATCGTATCTCATACTTAAACACAATTGCAATTATCTTAATATTTAAAAGTAACTGAAAATAATTTGCGCTTTACAAGAACTTTTGCTGATTATCGCAAACTGTTCAAGTCTTGCGAGTTAAATTTTTCAAACTACAATTCAGGAATTATCGATGATGAACGAGGCACTGGTCAGCGCTACACGCAAAAGAACCTGTTTTTTGATAACAGTAAGGTTCGCGTCGAGTAGAAAAAAGAAATCGATGTCCTGAAAAATCGAAAGGCGGGTGAATACTATGACAAAAAAAGTGACAAAGGCAATTATTCCAGCAGCAGGTCTTGGTACTCGATTTCTTCCAGTAACGAAAGCGATGCCAAAAGAAATGCTGCCAATCGTAGACAAGCCAACTATTCAATATAT is part of the Planococcus kocurii genome and encodes:
- a CDS encoding glycosyltransferase family 4 protein, whose protein sequence is MTRTKKRDLIFVGPLPPPILGESIALQSLYNSDRLHRQYKVKKINLSRKDFEHPGALSFDKLFHDSFAIGYSILLSLRMKNPILYISISQTKMGLLRDCVMIQACKVVGRGKVVSHLHGNNLGGTIDATSGITEKFVVNTLKKIDVGIVLGEKLSTNYRGYVDRIEVVSNGIPADFILKNEVGQAKKSGPLSLLYLSNLMFEKGYVELIKATTALIKEGHNLRLNLVGGIQNESEFQEVQRYIATNEMEQHIQYHGLKQGEEKKRFFLESDMMALPTKYKVEGQPMSIIEGMAAGLPIISSDRGIIAELIKDCGVVVEPTVEGVKTAIKALVSDDAERMRLGRVSRETFEEFYTEDKYTDSVVAIFDKL
- the manA gene encoding mannose-6-phosphate isomerase, class I, coding for MYKEPVFLKPIFQERIWGGGKLQELFNYDIPSQTTGEAWVISAHENGPSIVMNGELQGMSLSEVWWNYPQLFGSRVTDSEFPLLVKILDANDQLSVQVHPNDQYAKELVDKPSGKTECWYILDCEEDAEIIIGHQAQSREEFQRLMIKGEWGKLFQSLKVKKGDFVYVPSGTLHSIGKGIVILETQQSSDITFRLYDYDRIDQQGKKRELHLEQALAVMTCPHRQVIQDNLKEQLTDLESTRLIEGEFFTVYHWKLGGKVEVPLTTRFLLVSVINGTGQIVTEESVSTVKKGDNFIVPATIGNYFIDGNLEMIVSHT
- a CDS encoding glycosyltransferase family 4 protein, whose translation is MLRKKKITFVINYFYPELAATSQLMTELTGYLQKDFTITVIAAQPGYAGENHQSKKLFEEGYVESIKVVRIKLPEVNKNSKVSRLKYISSYFFLANIALLKEKGTDVIFTISQPPVLGGLIGTIGKLLKRSKHVYSIHDFNPEQAQAVAYTNNQSVFKIAKIIDKLNCSYADQVLVVGEDMAETLRGRFEDETVPNYTVISNWTDEDAIVPIEKSEPAIRGFLETHGLKDKFIVMYSGNLGLYYDLENLIQVADKFREQPDIVFLFIGEGAVKERIQRYVTEKNLENVKFLPYQPKEFLKYSLNSADVHLVVNQKGIKGVSVPSKIYGVMAAGKPVLGVLEQGSEVQRLIFESGAGVVIEPQNYEGVIHAIHYLHSLDPRELKAMGLKGRAYLEENLTRATSINKYRQVLQAVADNSPLEHSFQPKQYKEVVHKK
- a CDS encoding sugar phosphate nucleotidyltransferase gives rise to the protein MRLVLLSGGSGKRLWPLSNDARSKQFLKVLSDEDGNKVSMVQRVWKQIEQTGMAENSIIATSSSQIDMIKTQLGQEVHVVTEPERRDTFPAIALAAVYLYSVQKCGLDEVVGMLPVDPYVENRFFNRVQDLEKALLESGADLALMGVKPTYPSAKYGYIIPKNQEDNSYLTVDYFKEKPTEQQAEELIEQHALWNCGVFAFKLGYIIELLKERGMPIEYAQLLRNYHRLPKNSFDYEVVERTAHIVSLPYDGYWKDLGTWNTLTDEMAVQITGKGVIGKGVENSHIVNELDIPITLLGLSNVVVAASPDGILVTDKDASTKVKEYVEGFNSRPMYEERRWGWYRVLEYTRYAEGNEVLIKRLGINAGKNLSYQMHYKRSEVWTIVKGEGIFVFNDQLSHVRTGDVIHIPLGAKHTLKATTNMEIIEVQTGSELIEEDIFRTSHEWEEIEEICKEKLIARYG